In a single window of the Agrobacterium vitis genome:
- the gltX gene encoding glutamate--tRNA ligase has protein sequence MTTSGVRVRIAPSPTGEPHVGTAYIALFNYLFAKKHGGEFILRIEDTDATRSTAEFEQKVLDALKWTGLTWAEGPDVGGPYGPYRQSERKDTYRPFVDKMVAEGNAFRCFCTPARLDQMREAQRAAGKPPGYDGLCLHLKAEEVDARVAAGEPHVVRLKIPTEGSCDFHDGVYGDVSIPWESVDMQVLLKADGMPTYHMANVVDDHLMKITHVARGEEWLASVPKHILIYKYLGLEPPVFMHLSLMRNADKSKLSKRKNPTSISYYSALGYLPEALMNFLGLFFMQIAEGEELLTMDELIAKFDPDNLSKAGAIFDIQKLDWLNGRWLREKLTPNEFLGRVLTWASENDRLTEGLKLAQSRITKLGELPPLAGFLLANDVGLTPASFGGLKTSPAETLEIVTTVQADLEKILEWNVATIEEELRAIADRLGKKLRVVTPPLFVAVSGSQRSLPLFDSMALLGRSVVRQRLKVAIQVLTSMAGAA, from the coding sequence ATGACCACTTCCGGCGTCCGCGTCCGTATCGCTCCTTCTCCCACCGGTGAACCGCATGTGGGCACAGCCTATATCGCGCTGTTCAACTATCTGTTCGCCAAGAAACACGGCGGCGAATTTATTCTGCGCATCGAAGATACTGATGCGACCCGCTCGACCGCGGAATTTGAGCAGAAGGTGCTGGACGCGCTGAAATGGACCGGCCTGACCTGGGCCGAAGGTCCTGACGTCGGTGGCCCCTACGGTCCCTACCGCCAGTCCGAGCGCAAGGACACCTACCGCCCCTTCGTCGACAAGATGGTGGCAGAAGGCAATGCCTTCCGCTGTTTCTGCACGCCCGCCCGGCTGGACCAGATGCGTGAGGCGCAGCGCGCGGCGGGCAAGCCGCCCGGCTATGACGGTCTCTGCCTGCATTTGAAGGCGGAAGAAGTCGATGCCCGTGTTGCGGCAGGCGAGCCCCATGTCGTGCGCCTGAAAATTCCGACCGAAGGCTCCTGCGATTTCCATGACGGCGTTTATGGCGACGTGTCGATCCCGTGGGAAAGCGTCGACATGCAGGTTCTGTTGAAGGCCGATGGCATGCCGACCTATCACATGGCCAATGTGGTCGATGACCACCTGATGAAGATCACCCATGTGGCGCGCGGCGAGGAGTGGCTGGCCTCTGTGCCGAAGCATATCCTGATCTACAAATATCTCGGTCTTGAGCCGCCGGTGTTCATGCATCTCAGCCTGATGCGCAATGCCGACAAATCCAAGCTGTCGAAGCGCAAGAACCCGACCTCGATTTCCTATTATTCGGCGCTGGGCTATCTGCCAGAAGCACTGATGAATTTCCTTGGCCTGTTCTTCATGCAGATCGCCGAGGGCGAAGAGCTGTTGACCATGGACGAGCTGATCGCCAAGTTCGACCCGGATAATCTCTCCAAGGCGGGCGCGATCTTCGATATCCAGAAGCTTGACTGGCTGAACGGACGCTGGCTGCGTGAAAAGCTGACGCCGAACGAATTCCTGGGCCGCGTTCTGACCTGGGCCAGTGAAAACGACCGGCTGACCGAAGGCCTGAAGCTCGCCCAGAGCCGGATCACCAAGCTTGGCGAATTGCCGCCGCTGGCAGGCTTCCTGCTGGCCAATGATGTCGGCCTGACGCCTGCCTCATTCGGCGGATTGAAGACCAGCCCGGCGGAAACGCTTGAGATTGTCACCACTGTTCAGGCCGATCTGGAAAAGATCCTCGAATGGAATGTGGCGACCATCGAGGAAGAGCTGCGGGCCATTGCCGACCGGTTGGGCAAGAAGCTGCGCGTCGTCACCCCACCGCTCTTCGTTGCCGTTTCCGGCAGCCAGCGGTCGCTGCCGCTGTTCGACAGCATGGCGCTGCTGGGCCGTTCCGTGGTGCGCCAGCGCCTCAAGGTAGCCATTCAGGTCTTGACCTCCATGGCCGGTGCTGCCTGA
- the lysS gene encoding lysine--tRNA ligase, translating to MTEQNTETALSSDATEVRRQKLALLRQQIGDVYPAHFHRTATTAELAEKYADLAPDTESGDTVTVAGRIYSSRNSGMFMDLRDASGKIQIFSHKDMTPEAARAMLPMIDLGDIIGVTGKVRRTKRGELTINAETITMLTKTLLPMPEKYHGVTDIEVRYRKRHLDILTNDESKLRFQQRSKIVSGIRRFMESDGFMEVETPMLQSVYGGASADPFKTHHNTLKQDMYLRIAPELFLKRTLVSGLADKIFEINRNFRNEGVSTRHNPEFTMMECYWAYADYEDVMDLVERLFADLAMRIHGSTEFAFGDKEISFKGPFKRVPMPDAVKDVTGIDFLAIKTDEEARAAAKAAGFAVEKDWTWGECLSFIFEEKVEGTLIQPSHVTHFPKDISPFAKEVPGEPRLVERFETYCNAWEIGNAFSELNDPEEQRKRMVEQLEQAHARGEKDKQLDDEFLDAIDQGMPPAGGLGIGVDRLIMLLTNAPSIRDIILFPARRAKVD from the coding sequence ATGACCGAACAAAACACCGAAACCGCCCTTTCCTCCGACGCCACCGAAGTGCGCCGCCAGAAACTGGCGCTGCTGCGCCAGCAGATCGGCGATGTCTATCCGGCTCACTTCCACCGCACCGCCACCACGGCCGAACTGGCCGAAAAATATGCGGATCTGGCACCGGATACGGAATCGGGCGATACGGTCACGGTTGCCGGGCGCATTTATTCCTCGCGCAATTCCGGCATGTTCATGGACCTGCGCGATGCCTCGGGCAAGATCCAGATCTTCAGCCATAAGGACATGACGCCGGAAGCGGCGCGCGCCATGCTGCCGATGATCGATCTGGGTGACATTATCGGTGTGACCGGTAAGGTTCGCCGCACCAAGCGTGGTGAGCTGACCATCAACGCTGAAACCATCACCATGCTGACCAAGACGCTGCTGCCGATGCCGGAGAAATACCACGGCGTAACGGATATCGAAGTGCGCTATCGCAAGCGCCATCTCGACATTCTGACCAATGACGAATCCAAGCTGCGCTTTCAGCAGCGCTCGAAGATCGTTTCCGGCATCCGCCGCTTTATGGAAAGCGATGGCTTCATGGAGGTGGAAACCCCCATGCTGCAATCCGTCTATGGCGGTGCGTCTGCCGATCCGTTCAAGACCCATCACAACACGCTGAAGCAGGACATGTATCTGCGCATTGCGCCGGAACTGTTTCTGAAGCGCACGCTGGTGTCTGGCCTTGCCGACAAGATTTTCGAAATCAACCGCAACTTCCGCAATGAAGGCGTGTCCACCCGGCACAATCCTGAATTCACCATGATGGAATGCTACTGGGCCTATGCCGACTACGAAGACGTGATGGATCTGGTCGAGCGCCTGTTTGCCGACCTCGCGATGCGCATTCACGGCTCAACCGAATTTGCCTTTGGCGATAAGGAAATTTCCTTCAAGGGTCCGTTCAAGCGCGTTCCCATGCCGGATGCCGTCAAGGACGTCACGGGCATCGATTTCCTGGCCATCAAGACCGATGAGGAAGCCCGCGCGGCGGCCAAGGCGGCTGGTTTTGCGGTCGAAAAGGACTGGACCTGGGGCGAATGTCTGTCCTTTATCTTTGAAGAAAAGGTCGAGGGGACGCTGATCCAGCCAAGCCATGTGACGCATTTCCCCAAGGACATCTCGCCTTTTGCCAAGGAAGTGCCCGGTGAGCCGCGTCTGGTGGAACGGTTTGAGACCTATTGCAACGCCTGGGAAATCGGCAATGCCTTTTCCGAGCTGAACGACCCGGAAGAACAGCGCAAGCGCATGGTCGAACAGCTCGAACAGGCTCATGCCCGTGGCGAAAAGGACAAGCAGCTCGACGACGAATTCCTCGACGCCATCGACCAGGGCATGCCGCCAGCAGGCGGGCTTGGCATCGGCGTCGATCGGCTGATCATGCTGCTGACCAATGCGCCGTCGATCCGTGACATCATTCTGTTCCCGGCGCGGCGCGCCAAGGTCGATTGA
- a CDS encoding DMT family transporter, giving the protein MKSTSLGYVFAFAAYTVFSMQDGISKHLGDSYSPVVVATVRYWAFAIFALILAARSRNGLVATVKTKRPILQILRGLLLGAQILVSIAAFHYVGLAQSQAIFAAGPIFVALLSVPLLGEQVGWRRWTAILVGMLGVVLILSPGSGSFSLLVVLPLFCALSGAIYGILTRLVSRDDPPVTSFFYMCMVGFVGANCMAPFFLAPIARQDWFWMLALCCTGIAGHFSLIKAYEHLNAVVLQPIAYYQLVLGSIIAVTVFGESLTRNMVLGSVIVVGAGLFTVWREQVVARRKALEVQSIAEPAS; this is encoded by the coding sequence ATGAAATCGACTTCGCTTGGCTATGTCTTTGCCTTTGCCGCCTATACGGTGTTTTCCATGCAGGATGGCATTTCCAAGCATCTGGGCGATAGCTATTCGCCGGTCGTGGTCGCCACCGTACGCTATTGGGCCTTTGCGATCTTCGCGCTCATTCTGGCCGCCCGCAGCCGCAATGGTCTGGTCGCGACAGTCAAAACCAAACGGCCTATCCTGCAAATCCTGCGGGGCCTGTTGCTGGGTGCGCAGATCCTGGTGTCGATTGCCGCCTTTCATTATGTCGGGCTTGCCCAGTCGCAGGCGATCTTTGCCGCCGGGCCGATTTTCGTGGCGCTGCTATCGGTGCCACTGCTGGGCGAACAGGTGGGCTGGCGGCGCTGGACGGCGATCCTGGTCGGCATGCTCGGCGTGGTGCTGATCCTTTCGCCGGGCTCAGGCAGTTTCAGCCTGCTGGTCGTGCTACCGCTGTTCTGCGCGCTATCAGGGGCTATTTACGGCATTCTGACACGGCTGGTCAGCCGTGATGATCCGCCCGTCACCAGCTTTTTCTATATGTGCATGGTCGGCTTTGTCGGGGCCAATTGCATGGCGCCATTTTTCCTGGCCCCGATTGCCAGACAGGATTGGTTCTGGATGCTGGCGCTGTGCTGCACCGGCATTGCCGGGCATTTTTCGCTGATCAAGGCCTATGAGCATTTGAATGCCGTGGTGCTGCAACCGATTGCCTATTACCAGCTGGTCTTGGGCTCGATCATCGCGGTGACGGTGTTTGGCGAAAGCCTGACCCGCAATATGGTGCTGGGCTCGGTCATTGTGGTGGGAGCGGGTCTGTTTACGGTTTGGCGCGAACAGGTGGTGGCACGGCGAAAAGCCCTTGAGGTTCAATCTATTGCAGAACCTGCTTCTTAA
- a CDS encoding SH3 domain-containing protein: MLPAASLSRRLLCRMTGRSMLAFFLAFTAMPAFGQTVIPAPSVNGEGNGTAGGMDFPDPYLWHVTGLKPGQQLPVLSGAGPNFRIIHALTEGTPVDMQNCMESRGGYWCRIATVDRPRISGWVDGRYVVKTGGDPPGMIGGVPVDPVIELPIGKGKGGKGQGGQGSGWQNNGSGYANPFGNSSGTGGNSDE, from the coding sequence ATGCTTCCAGCAGCCAGTCTCAGCCGCAGGCTTTTATGCCGAATGACCGGGCGCAGCATGCTGGCGTTTTTCCTGGCATTTACCGCCATGCCGGCCTTTGGCCAGACGGTGATCCCGGCGCCCTCAGTCAATGGCGAGGGGAATGGCACGGCAGGCGGAATGGATTTTCCTGATCCCTATCTTTGGCATGTCACCGGCCTCAAGCCCGGTCAGCAATTGCCGGTTCTGTCGGGTGCAGGGCCGAATTTCCGCATCATTCATGCGCTGACCGAAGGCACGCCGGTTGATATGCAGAACTGCATGGAAAGCCGGGGCGGTTATTGGTGCCGGATCGCCACCGTGGACCGACCACGCATCAGCGGCTGGGTGGATGGGCGCTATGTCGTCAAAACCGGCGGCGATCCGCCGGGGATGATTGGCGGCGTGCCGGTTGATCCGGTGATTGAACTGCCAATTGGCAAGGGCAAGGGAGGGAAAGGCCAGGGCGGACAAGGTTCCGGCTGGCAGAACAATGGCAGCGGCTATGCCAACCCGTTCGGCAATAGCAGCGGGACGGGCGGCAATAGCGACGAGTAA
- the tal gene encoding transaldolase, translated as MTSKLEQLRAMTTVVADTGDIEAVTRLKPVDCTTNPTIVLKALGTDMFADAFEEAIKWGKAKGGASDAVTEAIADRLAISVGAALAKIVPGRVSTEVDADLSFDTQASLNKARAIIAQYKERGIEKDRILIKLASTWEGIRAAEVLQKEGIDCNLTLLFSRAQAIACAEAKVFLISPFVGRILDWYKKSTGENYTSETDPGVVSVRQIYNFYKVNGIETIVMGASFRNAGEIEALAGCDRLTISPALLDELDAATGDLPRVLSPEKTTPDPLVSMDEKAFRWALNEDPMATEKLSEGIRSFAKDLATLRGMIAKKLEA; from the coding sequence ATGACTTCGAAACTCGAACAGCTTCGCGCCATGACTACGGTTGTCGCCGATACCGGTGACATTGAGGCCGTAACGCGCCTGAAGCCCGTGGATTGCACCACCAACCCGACCATCGTGCTGAAGGCCTTGGGTACCGACATGTTTGCCGATGCCTTTGAAGAGGCGATCAAATGGGGCAAGGCCAAAGGTGGCGCCTCTGATGCCGTGACCGAGGCGATTGCCGACCGGCTGGCGATTTCGGTTGGGGCAGCGCTCGCCAAGATCGTTCCGGGCCGGGTCTCGACCGAAGTGGATGCTGATCTGTCTTTCGATACGCAGGCCTCGCTCAACAAGGCGCGCGCCATCATTGCCCAGTATAAGGAGCGCGGCATCGAGAAGGATCGCATCCTGATCAAGCTCGCCTCCACTTGGGAAGGCATTCGCGCCGCCGAAGTGCTGCAAAAGGAAGGCATCGACTGCAACCTGACTCTGCTGTTTTCCCGCGCCCAGGCGATTGCCTGCGCCGAAGCCAAGGTGTTCCTGATTTCGCCCTTCGTTGGCCGCATTCTGGACTGGTACAAGAAATCGACCGGCGAGAACTACACCTCTGAGACCGATCCGGGCGTGGTGTCGGTGCGCCAGATCTATAATTTCTACAAGGTCAATGGCATCGAAACCATTGTCATGGGCGCGTCGTTCCGCAATGCGGGCGAGATTGAAGCGCTTGCCGGTTGCGACCGCTTAACGATCAGCCCGGCGCTTTTGGATGAGCTGGATGCCGCAACTGGCGACCTGCCGCGCGTGCTCTCACCTGAGAAGACCACGCCCGATCCTCTGGTATCGATGGATGAAAAGGCGTTCCGCTGGGCCTTGAATGAAGACCCGATGGCGACCGAAAAGCTGTCCGAAGGCATCCGTTCTTTCGCCAAGGATCTCGCCACCCTGCGCGGCATGATTGCAAAGAAACTCGAAGCCTGA
- a CDS encoding sugar-binding transcriptional regulator, translating into MVKLRRETQSSYSEAASLRLRAAWLYYNQGLTQKDVAERLGISRSTVIRLLDEALKRSEVQIWIAEGIDDCVELAVKLEKSFGLDEAVVVPSSAGQDAEGIARAVGLALGQFLTEVVTDNATIGVGWGRTMTASLAGFRPPRRENCKVVSLLGGIVAVHQTNPIDYTWRLASQLGAECYMFLAPLLVDSVATKRALIEDCGLKTLYDLAENLDLAVVSCGDIRPQSTSLSEGFISRATLNELIEAGCVCDTMFNFLDAEGRSVCHPINERVMSVNLDTLKKAKHIVIASGGAHRAIAIRATMRRIGCNTLITDEAAARELLGLEG; encoded by the coding sequence GTGGTCAAGCTTCGCCGGGAGACCCAGAGCAGCTATTCGGAAGCGGCATCGCTACGGCTTCGCGCCGCCTGGCTCTATTATAACCAGGGCCTGACCCAGAAGGATGTCGCCGAACGGCTTGGCATCAGCCGCTCGACGGTGATCCGGCTGCTGGATGAGGCGTTGAAGCGCTCCGAAGTGCAGATCTGGATTGCCGAGGGCATCGACGACTGCGTCGAGCTGGCTGTGAAGCTGGAGAAAAGCTTCGGCCTGGATGAGGCCGTGGTCGTGCCATCCTCTGCCGGGCAGGACGCCGAAGGCATCGCCCGCGCCGTCGGCCTGGCGCTCGGCCAGTTCCTGACCGAAGTGGTCACCGACAATGCAACCATCGGCGTCGGCTGGGGCCGCACCATGACGGCGTCGCTTGCCGGTTTTCGCCCGCCGCGCCGGGAAAACTGCAAGGTCGTCTCATTGCTGGGCGGCATTGTCGCCGTTCACCAGACCAATCCCATTGACTATACATGGCGGCTGGCCAGCCAGCTCGGGGCGGAATGCTATATGTTCCTCGCCCCGCTGCTGGTCGATAGCGTCGCCACCAAACGGGCGCTGATTGAGGATTGCGGGTTGAAAACTCTCTATGACCTCGCCGAAAACCTCGACCTCGCCGTGGTCTCCTGCGGCGATATCCGCCCGCAATCCACCTCGCTGTCGGAAGGCTTCATCAGCCGCGCCACGCTGAACGAACTGATCGAGGCTGGCTGCGTCTGCGACACCATGTTCAACTTCCTCGATGCCGAAGGCCGCTCGGTCTGCCACCCGATCAACGAGCGGGTGATGTCAGTTAATCTCGACACGCTGAAAAAAGCCAAGCATATCGTCATCGCGTCGGGCGGCGCCCACCGCGCCATCGCCATCCGCGCCACCATGCGCCGTATCGGGTGCAACACGCTGATTACGGATGAGGCGGCGGCGAGGGAATTGTTGGGGTTGGAGGGGTGA
- a CDS encoding ATP-binding protein yields the protein MARINLKKFIAEHYKGGVTARDVIREGITNSIHAGAKSISVDLWFEKQAGLFGDEERNVLDKITISDDGEGFTQENLNYFDEICTGHKDDIGGKGVGRLAFLKYANRVEIWSQLPTHLVEFRYTAEFKLEDVKQTATTGKQKTTIIISELKEKINTQVAKLVNSMCDDLRLLLFLKKQAGQIVSIKFTHNSRQQFPEDFVFSGERIEALKKRSFEMCGETFDCYLFREDMPRKGIIAMLCADELCVEECHISKRFDSCRYLISITSPYLNRSSDIERQKLELPKTDEDTDLVSPISREKLVPRIHEECLAMVDEVGKGDIEAFKLANIEKLKTYYPFITLDSLNGDAAMLDADQVVKTYRAQQAKREDQLVEAMEQGRKVDFDDISHLASHDLARFIIHRALLIDSLSKMPRESAEHVLHNAILRKNSDGNDIRENNIWLVDDKFLSYSSIYSDETLAKIIRDVGAETESKQQRKPDVAAFFSKDNEGHPNKLVIIEFKKPGADIFENNKALVQCRLYASELVDRISTVREVFAFSIVEIDDEFYKDMKRTGFKDVFSLSERVVYDDFNIGSSDNIPLHLYVMPTSSLIIDAKARNRVFEEVLRFNMTREES from the coding sequence ATGGCACGGATCAATCTCAAGAAGTTTATTGCCGAACATTATAAGGGCGGCGTCACGGCACGGGATGTCATCCGCGAGGGTATAACGAATTCGATCCACGCTGGTGCGAAGTCGATTTCAGTCGACCTGTGGTTCGAAAAACAAGCGGGCCTGTTTGGTGATGAAGAGCGTAACGTCTTAGATAAGATAACTATTTCTGACGATGGCGAAGGATTTACGCAGGAAAATCTCAATTATTTCGACGAAATTTGCACTGGCCACAAAGATGATATTGGTGGCAAGGGTGTTGGTCGTCTTGCATTCCTTAAGTATGCCAATCGTGTCGAGATCTGGAGCCAGCTACCAACTCATCTCGTAGAGTTTCGTTATACGGCTGAATTCAAATTGGAGGACGTGAAGCAAACTGCGACGACTGGTAAACAGAAAACGACGATTATTATTTCTGAACTAAAGGAGAAGATCAATACGCAGGTCGCTAAACTCGTAAACTCAATGTGCGACGATCTGCGACTTTTGCTGTTTCTAAAGAAACAAGCTGGCCAAATCGTATCGATCAAATTTACACACAACTCCAGGCAGCAGTTCCCGGAAGATTTTGTGTTTTCAGGTGAGCGCATCGAAGCTTTGAAGAAAAGAAGTTTCGAGATGTGTGGTGAGACATTCGATTGTTATTTGTTTCGTGAAGATATGCCACGAAAAGGTATCATAGCAATGCTTTGTGCGGACGAACTTTGTGTAGAAGAGTGTCATATCAGCAAGCGGTTCGATAGTTGCCGCTATCTTATCTCAATCACTTCGCCATATCTAAACCGCAGCTCTGATATCGAGCGTCAGAAGCTGGAACTACCGAAGACCGATGAAGATACTGATCTAGTCTCACCGATTAGCCGTGAAAAACTCGTCCCACGTATTCATGAAGAATGCCTTGCCATGGTCGATGAGGTCGGGAAAGGTGATATAGAGGCCTTCAAACTGGCCAATATTGAGAAGCTAAAGACATATTACCCCTTCATTACGTTAGATTCACTGAATGGGGATGCAGCCATGCTGGATGCTGATCAGGTCGTAAAAACCTACAGAGCACAACAAGCCAAGCGTGAAGACCAGCTTGTTGAAGCTATGGAACAAGGTCGCAAGGTCGATTTCGATGACATATCACATCTCGCTAGCCACGATTTGGCACGGTTTATCATACACCGTGCATTGTTAATAGACTCCCTTTCCAAGATGCCGCGAGAGTCGGCAGAACATGTCCTCCATAATGCTATACTGCGGAAGAATAGTGACGGTAATGATATTCGCGAGAACAATATTTGGCTCGTGGACGATAAATTTCTGTCCTATAGCAGTATCTATAGCGATGAGACTTTGGCGAAAATCATCCGAGACGTTGGTGCAGAGACAGAATCAAAACAACAGCGCAAGCCGGATGTTGCGGCGTTTTTTTCCAAAGACAATGAAGGTCATCCGAACAAACTTGTCATCATTGAATTCAAGAAACCCGGCGCTGATATTTTTGAGAACAACAAAGCGCTCGTCCAGTGTCGTTTGTATGCCTCCGAACTTGTTGACCGGATCAGCACCGTGAGAGAAGTTTTTGCCTTCTCTATTGTGGAGATTGACGATGAATTTTACAAAGACATGAAGAGGACTGGCTTTAAAGACGTATTTTCCTTGAGTGAGCGAGTTGTCTATGATGATTTCAATATCGGATCGTCGGATAACATTCCACTGCATCTCTATGTCATGCCGACGTCATCGTTGATTATAGATGCAAAGGCCAGAAACCGCGTTTTCGAAGAAGTGTTGCGGTTCAACATGACACGTGAGGAATCATAA
- a CDS encoding methylated-DNA--[protein]-cysteine S-methyltransferase has translation MTTFARSFETGASDITPEGSDYQTVRRVIEMLTLDYREQPALETIAERLGQSPTQLQKTFTRWAGLSPKAFLQAVTLDHAKRLLGHEGLPLLETALELGLSGPGRLHDLFVSHEAMSPGEWKAKGAGLTIRHSFHTSPFGQALVMVTDRGLAGLGFCDPGEEAACYADMAGRWPLANFVEDPLAIEPYVIRIFDPACWQAEQPLRVVLIGSDFQVRVWQSLLQIPLGRAVTYSDIAQKIGQPTASRAVGAAVGRNPISFVVPCHRALGKSGALTGYHWGLTRKRAMLGWEAGQVG, from the coding sequence ATGACCACATTTGCCCGCAGTTTTGAAACAGGCGCCAGCGACATCACCCCCGAAGGGAGCGATTACCAGACCGTGCGCCGGGTGATCGAGATGTTGACGCTGGACTATCGGGAGCAACCGGCGCTGGAAACCATTGCCGAGCGGCTTGGCCAATCCCCCACGCAGTTGCAGAAAACCTTTACCCGCTGGGCTGGCCTGTCGCCCAAGGCGTTTTTGCAAGCCGTGACGCTGGATCATGCCAAACGACTGCTGGGCCATGAAGGCCTGCCTTTGCTGGAAACCGCGCTGGAGCTTGGCCTGTCCGGACCGGGCCGGTTGCATGACCTGTTCGTCAGCCATGAAGCGATGTCGCCGGGCGAGTGGAAAGCCAAAGGCGCGGGCCTGACCATCCGCCACAGCTTCCACACATCCCCCTTCGGCCAGGCGCTGGTGATGGTGACGGATCGCGGCTTGGCAGGCCTCGGCTTTTGCGATCCGGGCGAAGAAGCCGCCTGCTACGCCGACATGGCTGGGCGCTGGCCGCTGGCCAATTTTGTCGAGGACCCGCTGGCCATCGAACCCTATGTGATCAGGATCTTCGATCCCGCCTGCTGGCAGGCGGAACAGCCGCTCCGCGTCGTCCTGATCGGCTCGGATTTCCAGGTCCGGGTCTGGCAAAGCCTACTGCAAATCCCGCTTGGCCGCGCCGTCACCTATTCCGACATCGCCCAGAAAATCGGCCAACCCACCGCCAGCCGCGCCGTGGGAGCAGCGGTGGGCCGCAACCCGATTTCCTTTGTCGTGCCGTGTCATAGGGCGCTGGGTAAAAGCGGGGCGCTGACGGGGTATCATTGGGGGTTGACGCGGAAGCGGGCGATGCTCGGCTGGGAGGCTGGGCAGGTGGGGTGA
- a CDS encoding DUF2244 domain-containing protein yields the protein MGEVADQPIFAAELVPYRSLGRKGFRIMLMLSGLVCVGYGGFFLTTGAWPIGFFFGLDFLLLYGAFRLNYRAAKAREEVTVSRTAVSIRKFTPSGRMTEFRWNPFWARFFVRRHEEFGIISMSVQGQGRATDVGSFLNPDDRESFAKAFRGALATVTQRI from the coding sequence ATGGGCGAGGTTGCCGATCAACCGATTTTCGCTGCCGAACTGGTACCCTATCGGTCGCTGGGCCGAAAGGGGTTTCGCATCATGCTGATGCTGTCTGGCCTGGTCTGTGTCGGCTATGGCGGGTTTTTCCTGACGACGGGCGCCTGGCCAATCGGGTTTTTCTTCGGGTTGGATTTTCTGCTGCTCTACGGTGCCTTCCGGCTGAATTACCGGGCGGCCAAAGCCCGCGAAGAAGTCACCGTGTCGCGCACCGCCGTCTCGATCCGCAAATTCACCCCCTCGGGGCGGATGACGGAATTTCGCTGGAACCCGTTCTGGGCGCGGTTTTTCGTCCGCCGCCACGAGGAGTTCGGGATCATCTCGATGTCGGTGCAGGGGCAAGGCCGGGCCACCGATGTCGGCTCCTTCCTCAATCCCGATGATCGCGAAAGCTTTGCCAAGGCTTTTCGCGGCGCCTTGGCAACGGTAACGCAGCGGATCTGA
- the nth gene encoding endonuclease III has product MKSSTQTLKKSISSSSQPKPTGRKVAVRSAYSKAELEEIFRRFSVQRPEPKGELEHVNPFTLVVAVALSAQATDAGVNKATRALFAVADTPEKMVALGEEKVRDYIKTIGLFRNKAKNVIALSQKLIDDFGSEVPKTREELVTLPGVGRKTANVVMSMAFGIPTMAVDTHILRIGNRIRLAPGKTPDEIEEILMRIIPTHYLFHAHHWLILHGRYCCKARKPECERCVIADLCKSPEKTCDVPAPLVELPPQIL; this is encoded by the coding sequence ATGAAATCCAGCACTCAAACTTTGAAAAAGTCAATTTCTTCCAGCTCTCAGCCCAAGCCAACGGGACGAAAAGTCGCGGTCCGCAGCGCCTATTCCAAGGCCGAGCTGGAGGAAATCTTCCGGCGGTTTTCCGTGCAGCGCCCGGAACCGAAGGGCGAGCTGGAGCATGTCAACCCGTTTACCCTTGTCGTCGCCGTAGCCCTTTCGGCGCAGGCGACCGATGCGGGCGTCAACAAGGCGACCCGCGCCCTGTTTGCCGTGGCCGATACGCCGGAAAAAATGGTGGCGCTTGGCGAAGAGAAGGTGCGCGACTATATCAAGACCATCGGCCTTTTTCGCAACAAGGCGAAGAATGTCATCGCGCTCAGCCAAAAGCTGATCGACGATTTCGGCAGCGAGGTGCCGAAAACCCGCGAAGAACTGGTGACGCTGCCCGGCGTCGGCCGCAAGACCGCCAATGTGGTGATGTCCATGGCCTTCGGCATTCCCACCATGGCTGTTGATACGCATATTTTACGGATCGGCAACCGCATCCGGCTGGCGCCCGGTAAAACGCCGGATGAGATCGAGGAGATCCTGATGCGGATCATCCCCACGCACTATCTCTTCCATGCCCATCACTGGCTGATCCTGCATGGGCGCTACTGTTGCAAGGCCCGCAAGCCGGAATGCGAGCGCTGCGTGATTGCCGATCTATGCAAATCGCCGGAAAAGACCTGCGACGTGCCCGCACCGCTGGTGGAGCTACCGCCGCAGATCCTTTGA